In one window of Prionailurus bengalensis isolate Pbe53 chromosome B3, Fcat_Pben_1.1_paternal_pri, whole genome shotgun sequence DNA:
- the CB3H15orf40 gene encoding UPF0235 protein C15orf40 homolog isoform X2, whose protein sequence is MLRLGRGLRRLGSGRGAGDSGRLPLSAEMPKKAGATSKGKSQTKEPETPLPPLGPVAVDPKGCVTVAIHAKPGSKQNAVTDLTPEAVSVAIAAPPSEGEANAELCRYLSKVLELRKSDVVLEKANQLQREKLHPVC, encoded by the exons ATGCTGCGGCTGGGCCGCGGGCTGAGGCGGCTCGGGTCGGGTCGCGGGGCTGGAGACTCCGGCCGGCTCCCTTTAAGTGCGGAGATGCCCAAGAAAGCTGGTGCGACGAGCAAG GGTAAAAGCCAGACCAAGGAGCCAGAGACACCACTGCCTCCCTTAGGTCCTGTGGCAGTTGATCCTAAAGGTTGTGTCACCGTAGCCATCCATGCCAAACCTGGTTCCAAACAAAACGCTGTAACAG ACTTGACACCTGAAGCTGTGAGTGTGGCCATTGCTGCGCCTCCGTCGGAAGGAGAGGCTAATGCTGAGCTCTGTCGCTATCTTTCCAAGGTCTTAGAACTCCGCAAGAGCGATGTGGTTTTGGAGAAG
- the CB3H15orf40 gene encoding UPF0235 protein C15orf40 homolog isoform X3 produces MLRLGRGLRRLGSGRGAGDSGRLPLSAEMPKKAGATSKGKSQTKEPETPLPPLGPVAVDPKGCVTVAIHAKPGSKQNAVTDLTPEAVSVAIAAPPSEGEANAELCRYLSKVLELRKSDVVLEKKSHLVGD; encoded by the exons ATGCTGCGGCTGGGCCGCGGGCTGAGGCGGCTCGGGTCGGGTCGCGGGGCTGGAGACTCCGGCCGGCTCCCTTTAAGTGCGGAGATGCCCAAGAAAGCTGGTGCGACGAGCAAG GGTAAAAGCCAGACCAAGGAGCCAGAGACACCACTGCCTCCCTTAGGTCCTGTGGCAGTTGATCCTAAAGGTTGTGTCACCGTAGCCATCCATGCCAAACCTGGTTCCAAACAAAACGCTGTAACAG ACTTGACACCTGAAGCTGTGAGTGTGGCCATTGCTGCGCCTCCGTCGGAAGGAGAGGCTAATGCTGAGCTCTGTCGCTATCTTTCCAAGGTCTTAGAACTCCGCAAGAGCGATGTGGTTTTGGAGAAG